A genomic window from Pagrus major chromosome 23, Pma_NU_1.0 includes:
- the LOC141019958 gene encoding nuclear GTPase SLIP-GC-like produces the protein MRGVLDKIPKEDKLSSFLKEKISDLENDKKELVGVFGKTGAGKSSLINAVIGEKNLLPSGSIRACTSVMIKVEADMQSEKFEADIEFITKEEWSKEVHHFLGQNTVQEEYDDDDHAFAEKLSALYGDEWGNKSSENLMDDKYFEEIPEFLDSEKKTLTCESAEELSEKFVRYAGNEEKYWPLVKCVTIRVPKKDLLQHVTLVDLPGTGDRNKTRDEMWKEVIGSCSTVWIVTEINRAAAEKEPWEILERTCSLMGNGGQCQQIHFICTKTDLIDSDENGLVHSDYCMKCHLIQTFSYSSAAAVCELAKKDVSKEFRKLTKVERHFSRADYFEVFTVSSKEFLKKNRPEPENEIPKLQEVLQNLNDCHSETENYVSGALGILSLIQGARSREAGKKADVCKELEDKMRRELEKVKRTMEKAHKALEKRLSEGVEKSKRTSRSVLKSILQPTGRGFYGILKCVVEKNGSYKSKKAGIEIDLNKDLASCLTDSIDEEFNKTFPNDGKSGPFYGVISAFSLDTEGLIRKYKDVELQLTFLKTEEEKIKTETNEGVQEDKKTVYNSVKPKIDEIIEKCYEEAAKCSGPGMLQRMRDVIEKHVRDSNVFERAKDEMLSKLRGLKRLKKIIITVILFIKTIFINEDVMATGCLRNRVRGFQRKRDSFARPSRLCFYPQRTRAVPPSGYWIKTATLQSKDTLN, from the exons ATGCGAGGTGTACTTGACAAAATACCTAAGGAGGATAAGCTCAGTTCCTTCCTGAA AGAAAAAATCTCGGATTTGGAGAACGACAAGAAGGAGCTGGTTGGTGTCTTTGGTAAAACTGGGGCTGGAAAGAGCTCTTTGATAAATGCTGTCATTGGAGAGAAAAACCTTCTGCCTTCAGGAAGCATCCGTGCATGTACCTCAGTGATGATTAAAGTGGAGGCTGACATGCAGAGCGAAAAGTTTGAGGCAGACATTGAGTTCATCACAAAAGAG gagTGGAGCAAAGAGGTGCATCATTTTCTTGGGCAAAATACAGTTCAGGAAGAGTACGATGACGATGATCATGCCTTTGCTGAAAAGCTGTCAGCACTGTATGGAGATGAATGGGGAAACAAATCCTCTGAAAACCTCATGGATGACaaatattttgaagaaattccAGAGTTTCTCGATTCAGAGAAGAAGACTTTGACATGTGAATCA GCTGAAGAGCTTTCTGAGAAATTTGTCAGATACGCCGGAAATGAAGAAAAGTATTGGCCACTAGTGAAGTGTGTGACTATCAGGGTGCCTAAAAAGGATCTTCTCCAGCATGTCACACTCGTGGATCTTCCTGGAACTGGTGACCGTAACAAGACCAGAGATGAAATGTGGAAAGAG GTTATTGGAAGTTGTTCTACCGTGTGGATTGTGACTGAAATCAatcgagcagcagcagagaaagagcCCTGGGAGATCCTGGAACGTACCTGTAGCCTCATGGGAAATGGTGGCCAGTGTCAGCAGATTCACTTCATCTGCACCAAGACGGATCTTATTGATTCAGATGAAAA TGGACTG GTACACTCCGATTACTGTATGAAGTGCCACTTGATACAAACCTTTTCTTATagctcagcagctgctgtctgtgaacTAGCCAAGAAAGACGTGAGCAAAGAGTTCAGAAAACTAACCAAGGTTGAG AGACATTTCAGTCGTGCTGACTATTTCGAAGTGTTCACAGTGAGCTCCAAAGAGTTTCTAAAGAAAAATCGTCCAGAACCAGAAAATG aaataCCCAAACTTCAGGAGGTCTTGCAAAATCTCAATGACTGTCACTCGGAGACAGAAAACTATGTGTCTGGAGCTCTTGGGATTCTCTCTCTGATTCAAGGGGCCCGCAGCAGAGAG GCTGGCAAAAAAGCAGATGTGTGCAAGGAGCTTGAAGACAAGATGAGGCGTGAACTTGAAAAAGTCAAGAGAACCATGGAAAAGGCTCATAAGGCTCTTGAAAAACGCCTCAGTGAGGGGGTTGAAAAATCAAAAAGAACAAGTAGAAGTGTCTTGAAGTCCATCTTACAAcct ACTGGAAGGGGTTTTTACGGGATATTGAAGTGTGTGGTTGAGAAAAATGGCTCCTACAAATCAAAAAAAGCAGGAATAGAAATAGACCTCAATAAGGACTTAGCTTCATGTCTGACTGACAGCATTGATGAGGAATTCAACAAGACCTTCCC AAATGATGGGAAAAGTGGACCATTCTACGGGGTCATCAGTGCGTTTTCCCTTGACACGGAGGGGCTGATACGAAAGTACAAAGATGTCGAACTGCAACTGACATTTCTCAAGACAGAG GAAGAAAAAATTAAGACAGAAACCAATGAAGGTGTCCAGGAAGACAAGAAAACAGTCTACaacagtgtgaaaccaaaaatcGATGAAATCATCGAGAAATGCTATGAAG AAGCAGCAAAATGTAGCGGACCGGGCATGCTGCAAAGAATGAGAGACGTTATTGAAAAGCATGTACGAGATTCAAATGTGTTTGAGCGGGCTAAAGATGAGATGCTGAGTAAGCTGAGAGGCTTGAAg CGACTGAAGAAGATCATCATCACCGTCATCCTCTTCATTAAGACCATCTTCATTAATGAAGATGTTATGGCGACCGGCTGTTTAAGAAACCGTGTGAGAGGTTTCCAACGAAAGAGAGACTCTTTTGCAAGGCCGAGCCGGCTCTGCTTTTACCCCCAACGAACCCGAGCAGTGCCACCCTCTGGGTATTGGATCAAGACTGCCACCCTGCAGTCGAAGGACACTCTGAATTAG